The genomic region TTCTCGACGTAGCTGAACCGGTCGAATTTCGGCTTGTGGTCGGCCATCCCGAAGTAGTAGCGCATCGTTCCCGCGATGTCCTCGGCGTCCTTCCACCGGGGAAGCATCCGGAGGACCTGACCCCGCCCCCTCGCCGTCAGCGCGGCGTAGAAGAGGTGATAGACGCTGGTGACCACCATGAGGACGGCGGCCACCCGATGACCCCCGCCGCGAAGAACCACATTGGCCTCGTCGGAGAGGAGCGGCAGGGACCACTTGAACTTCAGGGCGAACCCGGTGATCACGAGCGCGATGAAGGTCGAGAACGTGAGGACGTGCTGCACCCGCTCCGACTTGTTCAACCGTTCGTACCCGGGATGGTCCCACCTCCTCCGGGTCCGGTAGAGCGCCTGCATCTTGCGGAAATAGTCGAGGCCGTTGTGGAGGAGCATCCCGCCGATGACCGCCACGATCATCCAGATGTAGAACTTCTCCACCCAGTACTTGACGACCCCTCCGGTCCCGCCCGGGCCGACGTGGATGTTCCCGCTGGCGAAGTTCGAGGTCGCGCCGGGGTGGCACTTCCCGCAGGTGACGGGCAGGTTCTTCGGGTTCACCGTGGAACGGGGGTCGCTGGAGCGGAAGATCTCGTGCACCCCGTGGCAGGACGAGCAGTTCGCCACGGTCTTGTCCCCCAGGCGGGCGGAAAGGCCGTGGAA from Deltaproteobacteria bacterium harbors:
- a CDS encoding cytochrome b/b6 domain-containing protein, with protein sequence SHINKKNLPATCGKCHYGVFTIYRESVHGVALQRGMPDAPNCSDCHGEHEIRRADDPKSQVSFGAVSEKTCASCHGAEKLAARYGVSVDKVKGYEQSFHGLSARLGDKTVANCSSCHGVHEIFRSSDPRSTVNPKNLPVTCGKCHPGATSNFASGNIHVGPGGTGGVVKYWVEKFYIWMIVAVIGGMLLHNGLDYFRKMQALYRTRRRWDHPGYERLNKSERVQHVLTFSTFIALVITGFALKFKWSLPLLSDEANVVLRGGGHRVAAVLMVVTSVYHLFYAALTARGRGQVLRMLPRWKDAEDIAGTMRYYFGMADHKPKFDRFSYVEKAEYLALVWGTIVMVVTGFMLWFQDETLKRIPMWGLDVATIVHYYEAILATLAIIVWHFYYVFMNPDFAPMSFTWIDGKLSRHDMEHEHALELEEIDAFERRGEPPPPDATRIATEEE